A single region of the Glycine max cultivar Williams 82 chromosome 20, Glycine_max_v4.0, whole genome shotgun sequence genome encodes:
- the LOC100782805 gene encoding transcription factor Pur-alpha 1-like isoform 2 (isoform 2 is encoded by transcript variant 2), whose protein sequence is MEGNSGGGGGGGGGNDVELLCKTLQVEHKLFYFDLKENPRGRYLKISEKTSATRSTIIVPFSGISWFLDLFNYYVNSDDQDLFSKELQLDTKVFYFDIGENRRGRFLKVSEASVSRNRSTIIVPAGSSRDEGWAAFRNILAEINEASRLFILPNQQNSESSEHLVGLSDDVGAGFISGHSTQPATSSELNVDRSVDLPPQDEIGNLGVSKVIRADQKRFFFDLGSNNRGHFLRISEGSSSFMRLLVTLSKSQRTELREWRLLMFAQLIPLKDEC, encoded by the exons ATGGAGGGGAACTCCGGTGGAGGAGGCGGCGGTGGCGGTGGAAACGACGTGGAATTGCTCTGCAAGACGCTGCAGGTGGAGCACAAGCTCTTCTACTTCGATCTGAAGGAGAATCCTCGCGGCCGCTACCTTAAGATTTCCGAGAAGACCTCCGCCACCAGGTCCACCATCATCGTCCCCTTCTCTGGCATTTCCTGGTTCCTCGATCTCTTCAATTACTACGTCAATTCCGACGACCAGGACCTCTTCAGCAAGGAATTGCAGCTCGACACCAAG gTTTTCTATTTTGACATTGGCGAGAATCGGAGGGGCCGTTTTTTGAAG GTGTCTGAAGCTTCTGTCAGCAGAAACCGTAGCACTATAATTGTTCCGGCTGGAAGCTCCAGGGATGAAGGATGGGCAGCATTCAGGAACATTTTGGCAGAGATCAATGAAGCCTCAAGGCTTTTCATTCTGCCCAATCAG CAAAATTCTGAATCCTCAGAGCATCTTGTTGGACTTTCGGATGATGTTGGTGCTGGCTTCATATCTGGTCATAGTACTCAACCTGCCACTTCTTCTGAGTTGAATGTGGACAGGTCTGTTGATTTGCCGCCTCAGGATGAAATTGGGAACTTGGGGGTCTCAAAAGTGATCAGGGCTGATCAGAAAAGATTCTTCTTTGATCTTGGGAGCAATAATAGGGGTCATTTCTTAAGAATATCTGAG GGCTCAAGCAGTTTCATGAGATTGTTGGTCACTTTGTCGAAATCACAAAGGACCGAATTGAGGGAATGGCGGTTGCTAATGTTCGCACAATTGATCCCCCTCAAAGATGAATGCTAA
- the LOC100782805 gene encoding transcription factor Pur-alpha 1-like isoform 1 (isoform 1 is encoded by transcript variant 1), with translation MEGNSGGGGGGGGGNDVELLCKTLQVEHKLFYFDLKENPRGRYLKISEKTSATRSTIIVPFSGISWFLDLFNYYVNSDDQDLFSKELQLDTKVFYFDIGENRRGRFLKVSEASVSRNRSTIIVPAGSSRDEGWAAFRNILAEINEASRLFILPNQQNSESSEHLVGLSDDVGAGFISGHSTQPATSSELNVDRSVDLPPQDEIGNLGVSKVIRADQKRFFFDLGSNNRGHFLRISEVAGSDRSSIILPLSGLKQFHEIVGHFVEITKDRIEGMAVANVRTIDPPQR, from the exons ATGGAGGGGAACTCCGGTGGAGGAGGCGGCGGTGGCGGTGGAAACGACGTGGAATTGCTCTGCAAGACGCTGCAGGTGGAGCACAAGCTCTTCTACTTCGATCTGAAGGAGAATCCTCGCGGCCGCTACCTTAAGATTTCCGAGAAGACCTCCGCCACCAGGTCCACCATCATCGTCCCCTTCTCTGGCATTTCCTGGTTCCTCGATCTCTTCAATTACTACGTCAATTCCGACGACCAGGACCTCTTCAGCAAGGAATTGCAGCTCGACACCAAG gTTTTCTATTTTGACATTGGCGAGAATCGGAGGGGCCGTTTTTTGAAG GTGTCTGAAGCTTCTGTCAGCAGAAACCGTAGCACTATAATTGTTCCGGCTGGAAGCTCCAGGGATGAAGGATGGGCAGCATTCAGGAACATTTTGGCAGAGATCAATGAAGCCTCAAGGCTTTTCATTCTGCCCAATCAG CAAAATTCTGAATCCTCAGAGCATCTTGTTGGACTTTCGGATGATGTTGGTGCTGGCTTCATATCTGGTCATAGTACTCAACCTGCCACTTCTTCTGAGTTGAATGTGGACAGGTCTGTTGATTTGCCGCCTCAGGATGAAATTGGGAACTTGGGGGTCTCAAAAGTGATCAGGGCTGATCAGAAAAGATTCTTCTTTGATCTTGGGAGCAATAATAGGGGTCATTTCTTAAGAATATCTGAG GTTGCGGGTTCTGATAGATCCTCCATTATTCTTCCCCTGTCAGGGCTCAAGCAGTTTCATGAGATTGTTGGTCACTTTGTCGAAATCACAAAGGACCGAATTGAGGGAATGGCGGTTGCTAATGTTCGCACAATTGATCCCCCTCAAAGATGA